In Caldicellulosiruptor obsidiansis OB47, a single window of DNA contains:
- a CDS encoding FTR1 family protein has product MVQGFVIAFREVFEIILVIAVIIGVIQKLNQKDLLKSLNIGLVLGIVLSALLGISVFAFYESLEESFEGVEIALKALLVILITWFLALAIKYQKRDLKQQTYEKVINFQKYSYGIFLLSLVNVLREGAELVIFSLASFSKDKSLTLFYGIGLGIFAAVLLGYFVFKLSNRINIRLFFIATTLILVIVSSEVLKDLVEEILKEGLKTQNEVIPIALSFVYILVFLVLMIRSNMISRQKTK; this is encoded by the coding sequence ATGGTTCAAGGATTTGTAATTGCTTTTAGAGAGGTTTTTGAGATAATTCTCGTAATTGCTGTGATAATTGGGGTTATTCAAAAGCTTAACCAAAAGGATTTACTAAAGAGTTTGAATATTGGGCTGGTATTAGGGATTGTTTTGAGTGCACTGCTTGGTATTAGTGTATTTGCCTTTTATGAGAGCTTGGAAGAGTCCTTTGAGGGAGTTGAGATAGCATTAAAAGCTTTACTGGTGATTCTAATTACATGGTTTTTAGCTTTAGCTATCAAATATCAGAAAAGGGATTTAAAACAGCAGACTTATGAAAAGGTTATTAATTTCCAAAAATATTCATATGGTATTTTTCTCCTATCTCTTGTAAATGTTTTACGGGAAGGAGCAGAACTGGTAATATTTTCATTGGCTTCATTTTCCAAGGATAAATCCTTAACTTTATTCTACGGGATTGGTTTGGGGATATTTGCAGCTGTACTTTTGGGCTACTTTGTGTTTAAGCTTTCTAATAGAATAAATATAAGACTCTTTTTCATTGCCACAACATTAATTTTGGTGATTGTTTCGTCTGAGGTTTTAAAAGACTTGGTTGAAGAAATTCTTAAAGAAGGGTTAAAAACTCAAAATGAGGTTATTCCTATTGCTTTAAGCTTTGTATATATTTTGGTATTCTTAGTCTTGATGATAAGGTCAAATATGATTTCAAGGCAAAAAACAAAGTAA
- a CDS encoding alpha-hydroxy-acid oxidizing protein gives MTIKEIREKAREMLKGYCRVCPICDGKACRGEVPGMGGIGTGSSFVANVEALSKIRLNLRTIHDAKEPDICVEMFGKKLDMPILAAPITGSSYNMGGRISEEDFIQMVISGSKEAGTIGMCGDGGDPVFYESGLKAIRNENGHGIAIIKPRSNDQIIKRIKEAEDAGALAVGIDIDGAGLITMALMGQPVGPKTKEELKALISSSSLPLILKGIMTEDEAEIALEVGASAIVVSNHGGRILDHTPGVAEVLPRIAEKVKGKILIFADGGVRSGVDVLKYLALGADAVLVGRPIIHAAFGGGKEGVKLILEKIAQELKQAMILTGCKDIKSIDGKVIYIMIILVE, from the coding sequence ATGACAATCAAAGAAATCAGGGAAAAAGCAAGAGAAATGTTAAAAGGTTATTGCAGAGTTTGTCCAATCTGTGATGGAAAAGCATGCCGTGGAGAAGTACCTGGAATGGGTGGTATAGGTACAGGAAGCTCATTTGTTGCAAATGTTGAGGCACTTTCAAAAATAAGATTAAATTTAAGAACTATTCATGACGCAAAAGAACCAGATATTTGCGTAGAAATGTTTGGGAAAAAATTAGATATGCCTATTTTAGCGGCACCTATAACAGGTTCGAGCTATAATATGGGAGGAAGAATTTCTGAGGAAGACTTTATTCAAATGGTAATATCAGGAAGCAAAGAAGCAGGGACCATAGGGATGTGTGGAGATGGCGGTGATCCTGTATTTTATGAGTCAGGCCTAAAGGCTATAAGAAACGAAAATGGGCATGGAATTGCTATCATAAAGCCAAGGAGTAATGACCAAATAATAAAAAGAATAAAAGAAGCAGAAGATGCAGGAGCTTTAGCTGTTGGGATAGACATTGACGGCGCAGGGCTTATTACAATGGCGCTAATGGGCCAGCCTGTTGGTCCAAAAACAAAAGAAGAATTAAAAGCTCTTATTTCTTCATCAAGCCTTCCACTCATATTAAAAGGGATCATGACAGAGGACGAAGCAGAAATTGCTTTGGAAGTTGGAGCAAGCGCAATTGTAGTATCCAACCATGGGGGTAGGATTTTAGATCATACACCGGGTGTTGCAGAAGTGCTACCGCGAATTGCTGAAAAAGTAAAGGGTAAGATTTTAATCTTTGCTGATGGAGGGGTAAGATCTGGTGTTGATGTTTTGAAGTATTTGGCTCTGGGGGCAGATGCAGTGTTAGTAGGAAGACCAATCATTCATGCAGCTTTTGGCGGTGGTAAAGAAGGAGTGAAACTCATTTTAGAAAAAATAGCTCAAGAGCTAAAACAAGCCATGATTTTAACAGGATGCAAAGATATAAAAAGTATCGATGGGAAGGTTATATATATAATGATAATTTTAGTAGAATAA
- a CDS encoding carbon starvation CstA family protein, with protein MSALELIIAAALILVLAYRFYGSFLAAKVLVLDSSRETPAKRHYDGKDYVPMNKWIVFGHHFAAIAGAGPLVGPVLAAQFGYLPGTLWILIGAVLAGAVHDMVVLFASIRHDGKSLSEIAKKEVGPVTSVATAIAMFFLIILTMAGLGLVVVNALFKNPWGVFTIGMTIPIAIFIGIYMHKLRPGRIAEASLIGVILILLAVVVGPYVKNSPLGSYLMLSDKTLEILLPLYGFLAAALPVWLLLAPRDYLSSYMKIGTILLLAIGIIIVNPRIHMPAVTQFINGGGPIINGKVWPFICITIACGAISGFHALISSGTTPKLIANEKDIKLVGFGGMLTEAFVALMALIAATTLMPGDYFAINTKPEIFQKLNMQIVHLPQLSKLVGEELAGRPGGAVTLAVGMADIFSRIGGLRHLMAYWYQFAIMFEALFILTTIDAGTRVARYIAQDLLGMIYSPIKENKSVGLTVLLSAAVSFAWGYLIYGGDIKTIWPVFGVANQTIGALALAIGTTMILQRSKKKIYALTTFLPMTFLFITVLNAGITNVFNVYLPQKQMVPAVLVITLMILAIIIMVSSVIKWISILSKTRKAELALENKQNF; from the coding sequence TTGAGTGCACTTGAGTTGATAATTGCAGCAGCCCTTATTTTAGTTTTAGCTTATCGCTTCTATGGGAGCTTTTTAGCTGCCAAAGTATTAGTTTTGGATAGCTCAAGAGAGACACCAGCAAAAAGGCACTATGATGGGAAAGACTACGTCCCTATGAACAAATGGATTGTATTTGGGCATCACTTTGCTGCAATAGCTGGTGCAGGTCCTTTGGTTGGACCAGTTTTGGCTGCTCAGTTTGGGTATTTGCCGGGAACTTTGTGGATTTTGATTGGTGCGGTTCTTGCAGGTGCAGTCCATGATATGGTTGTTTTATTTGCTTCAATTAGACACGATGGGAAAAGCTTGTCAGAGATAGCTAAAAAAGAGGTTGGACCTGTTACAAGTGTTGCAACTGCAATAGCAATGTTCTTTTTAATTATCTTAACAATGGCTGGGCTGGGTCTTGTGGTGGTAAATGCTTTGTTTAAAAATCCATGGGGTGTATTTACTATCGGCATGACAATTCCAATTGCTATTTTCATAGGCATTTATATGCACAAACTTCGCCCTGGCAGAATAGCAGAAGCTTCTTTGATTGGTGTTATATTGATATTATTAGCCGTAGTGGTAGGACCTTACGTCAAAAATTCTCCATTAGGTTCTTATTTAATGCTCTCTGACAAGACATTAGAAATTTTATTGCCTTTATATGGCTTTTTAGCCGCAGCCTTACCAGTATGGTTACTTCTTGCGCCAAGAGATTATTTGAGCTCATATATGAAAATAGGAACTATTTTACTGTTAGCTATTGGTATTATAATTGTAAATCCGCGTATACATATGCCAGCTGTTACACAATTTATCAATGGTGGAGGACCTATTATAAACGGTAAGGTTTGGCCGTTTATATGCATTACAATTGCGTGCGGCGCAATTTCTGGTTTTCATGCGTTAATTAGTTCTGGTACGACTCCAAAGCTGATAGCTAATGAAAAAGACATAAAACTTGTAGGATTTGGAGGAATGCTGACAGAGGCTTTTGTTGCATTAATGGCGTTGATTGCTGCAACAACCTTGATGCCCGGCGATTATTTTGCTATCAATACAAAGCCAGAAATTTTCCAGAAACTTAATATGCAAATTGTTCATCTTCCACAGCTTTCAAAACTTGTAGGAGAAGAACTTGCAGGAAGACCAGGTGGAGCTGTTACTTTAGCAGTAGGAATGGCAGATATATTCTCAAGAATTGGTGGACTTAGGCACTTGATGGCTTATTGGTACCAATTTGCAATCATGTTTGAAGCTTTGTTTATTCTAACAACAATCGACGCAGGGACACGTGTTGCAAGATATATTGCACAAGATTTACTTGGAATGATTTATTCGCCAATTAAAGAAAACAAGTCAGTTGGATTGACTGTATTACTTAGCGCAGCTGTTTCTTTTGCATGGGGCTATCTCATCTACGGTGGTGATATTAAAACAATATGGCCAGTGTTTGGTGTAGCTAATCAGACCATTGGTGCATTGGCTTTGGCAATTGGCACTACTATGATCTTGCAAAGAAGCAAGAAGAAGATATATGCACTGACCACCTTCTTACCAATGACTTTCCTGTTCATAACTGTATTGAATGCTGGAATTACAAATGTATTTAATGTATACCTGCCTCAAAAACAAATGGTACCTGCTGTATTAGTAATTACTCTTATGATTTTGGCAATCATTATCATGGTAAGTTCAGTTATAAAGTGGATAAGCATATTATCAAAGACACGAAAAGCAGAGTTAGCTTTGGAAAATAAACAGAACTTTTAG
- a CDS encoding LytR/AlgR family response regulator transcription factor, giving the protein MIRAIIVDDEELARKELDFLLKETKEVEVIAELDSAEELFEVVERTKPDVVFLDIEMYGLSGLDAAFELLKMPQPPIIVFATAYDQYAVKAFELNALDYLLKPFSLERVKLCIERIKRALENRGLYTKKLLENLRVFTNKKVLIHTEDKILLLNKEEIYIAEAQGRYARIKLKNKWIASRHSLSDLEKILTEEFLKVHKSYIVNVEHIKEIIPLFGGSIILRMADDNATEVPVGRTFLKGFKEKFGLRI; this is encoded by the coding sequence ATGATTAGGGCTATTATAGTTGATGACGAGGAGTTAGCAAGAAAAGAGTTGGATTTTTTGCTTAAAGAAACTAAAGAGGTTGAAGTAATAGCTGAGTTAGATTCGGCAGAAGAGCTTTTTGAAGTTGTTGAAAGGACAAAGCCTGATGTTGTATTTTTAGATATTGAAATGTATGGCTTGAGTGGTTTGGATGCGGCTTTTGAGTTATTGAAAATGCCTCAACCACCAATTATTGTTTTTGCCACAGCATACGACCAATACGCAGTAAAGGCTTTTGAGCTCAACGCCTTGGATTATCTGCTCAAGCCTTTTTCTCTTGAGAGGGTAAAGCTTTGCATTGAGAGGATAAAAAGAGCATTAGAAAATAGAGGGCTATATACTAAGAAGTTATTAGAGAACCTGAGAGTATTTACTAACAAAAAAGTTTTAATTCACACAGAGGATAAGATTTTATTGTTGAATAAAGAAGAGATTTATATAGCTGAGGCTCAGGGTCGTTATGCAAGGATAAAATTAAAAAACAAGTGGATAGCATCACGTCATTCTCTTTCTGACCTTGAAAAAATCTTAACCGAAGAATTTTTGAAAGTTCACAAAAGTTATATCGTGAATGTTGAGCATATAAAAGAGATAATTCCACTTTTTGGTGGTTCTATAATCCTGAGAATGGCGGACGACAATGCAACTGAGGTACCAGTAGGTAGAACATTTTTAAAAGGATTTAAAGAAAAATTTGGATTAAGGATTTAA
- a CDS encoding LytS/YhcK type 5TM receptor domain-containing protein, with protein MHEVFFNLAERLGVIVTLAFFLSKTKLFGNILNQQLNIIQKIGLIIGGGLFGILGTYWGIPIKGAIANSRVIGPAIVGIIGGPYIGLLAGFIAGFHRALLGGFTAVACGISTTVEGLIAGLVAKKFSDKKFKWYFGILTGMSIEMLQMIIILNLAKPFKDALDLVEVIGIPMIVINGIGIGIFLLILESVVEEKKKIGAVFAAKALHIANETLPILREGLTVETAKKVAEIILNKTDADAVAITDRNSVLSYTGCGNHKEIIKKAIEDQEMLRTLEKGDICTVSKKENNKGDGKDNNLTTAIICPLFIKNNLIGTLQLFYNRFMQLNEFTTTFVKGLSQLISTQLEIAALEKQTKLLTKAELKALQAQINPHFLLNSLNCIVALCRIDPDKARELIIKLSEYFRRNLREWDPLIPLSEELENVNLYLTFEKARFSDKLHIEFDINNETTTIKVPPFSVETLVENAIKHGLLPKKGGTLQIKASKNGHKVVIEVADNGIGINGNTKDGVGLTNLKERLKNLFGEEGELVITPNEKGGTIARLIIPITH; from the coding sequence ATATTATTCAAAAAATAGGATTAATAATAGGGGGAGGATTATTTGGGATATTAGGGACATATTGGGGAATACCAATTAAAGGTGCAATTGCAAATTCGCGTGTCATAGGACCTGCTATTGTTGGTATCATTGGGGGACCTTATATTGGTCTTTTGGCTGGATTCATTGCAGGGTTTCATCGCGCTTTGCTGGGTGGTTTTACTGCTGTTGCTTGTGGTATTTCGACAACTGTTGAGGGACTTATTGCAGGTTTGGTGGCTAAAAAATTTTCTGATAAGAAATTCAAATGGTATTTTGGAATTTTAACAGGAATGAGTATAGAGATGCTCCAGATGATTATTATTTTAAATTTAGCAAAACCTTTTAAGGATGCGCTTGACTTAGTTGAAGTGATTGGAATTCCAATGATTGTAATCAATGGCATAGGTATTGGTATATTCTTGCTAATCCTTGAAAGTGTTGTTGAAGAAAAGAAGAAGATAGGGGCAGTGTTTGCAGCAAAAGCTTTGCATATTGCAAATGAAACCTTGCCAATTTTAAGAGAAGGGTTGACTGTTGAGACAGCAAAGAAGGTTGCTGAGATAATCTTGAATAAAACTGATGCAGACGCGGTTGCTATTACAGATAGAAACTCAGTGCTTTCATATACAGGTTGTGGGAATCATAAAGAGATTATCAAAAAGGCGATAGAAGACCAAGAAATGTTGCGAACATTGGAAAAAGGAGATATATGCACAGTTTCCAAAAAAGAAAATAATAAAGGTGATGGTAAAGACAACAATTTGACTACTGCAATTATTTGCCCATTATTTATTAAAAACAACTTGATAGGAACCTTGCAACTTTTTTATAATCGTTTCATGCAGCTTAACGAATTTACAACAACTTTCGTTAAAGGCTTATCGCAATTGATTTCTACTCAATTGGAAATTGCTGCGTTAGAGAAGCAAACTAAACTTTTAACAAAAGCTGAACTAAAAGCTTTGCAAGCTCAAATAAACCCGCATTTTCTGCTTAACTCCCTAAATTGTATAGTTGCACTTTGCAGAATTGACCCTGACAAGGCAAGAGAACTAATAATTAAGCTAAGTGAGTATTTTCGACGCAATCTCAGAGAATGGGACCCTTTGATTCCTCTTTCTGAAGAATTAGAAAATGTAAATTTATATCTTACTTTTGAAAAAGCAAGATTTTCAGACAAGCTACACATCGAATTTGATATTAACAATGAGACGACTACTATAAAGGTACCTCCATTTTCTGTGGAGACATTAGTTGAAAACGCTATAAAACATGGATTGCTGCCCAAAAAGGGAGGTACTTTACAAATAAAAGCCTCAAAAAATGGCCATAAAGTTGTGATTGAGGTTGCTGATAATGGTATTGGTATAAATGGAAATACAAAGGATGGAGTAGGACTGACAAACTTAAAGGAGAGGCTGAAGAATCTTTTTGGTGAAGAGGGAGAACTTGTTATAACCCCTAATGAAAAAGGAGGAACAATTGCACGATTAATTATACCTATTACGCATTAA